The following are encoded together in the Phaseolus vulgaris cultivar G19833 chromosome 9, P. vulgaris v2.0, whole genome shotgun sequence genome:
- the LOC137821682 gene encoding uncharacterized protein: MANAKFGSSFSCSAASLSSSPFQRTRSAQLSLSQGLFVNQLTGAHLQLYTKDKSCQLKFMHGMSNFKGRLQKQHDALFVVSEDQSQYCELERTTLVPENNDIVAEDISPARNSYFHLSGSDGKSGLISFYNRPYRRDSKILLSNPERSQNSILWFLGPAVLVASFIFPSLYLRKVLSIIFEDSLLTDFLILFFTEAIFYCGVAIFLFLLDHLRRPMLLDTTANNSDTPPPQLGQRVSSVATLVLSLVIPMVTMGLVWPWTGPAASATLAPYLVGIVVQFAFEQYARYRNSPSGSAIPLIFQVYRLHQLNRAAQLVTALSFTVRGAEMTLHNMEINSSLGTLLNVLQFLGVICIWSLSSFLMRFIPYASTTLQ; the protein is encoded by the exons ATGGCAAATGCCAAGTTCGgttcttccttttcttgttcCGCggcttctctttcttcttctcctttcCAACGCACGAGAAGTGCCCAG CTGAGCTTATCACAAGGGTTGTTTGTCAACCAGCTAACTGGTGCTCACCTGCAATTGTACACTAAAG ACAAATCATGCCAGCTTAAGTTTATGCATGGAATGTCGAACTTTAAGGGAAGGTTACAGAAACAGCATGATGCTCTTTTTGTTGTCTCTGAGGATCAGTCACAATACTGTGAGCTTGAAAGAACTACTTTAGTGCCAGAAAACAATGATATTGTTGCAGAAGACATCTCTCCTGCAAGAAACTCTTATTTTCATTTATCAGGGAGTGATGGAAAGTCAGgtttaatatcattttataacCGGCCCTACAGAAGAGATAGTAAGATCCTTTTATCAAATCCAGAGAGAAGTCAAAACAGCATATTGTGGTTTTTGGGCCCTGCAGTCCTTGTTGCTTCCTTCATTTTTCCTTCACTCTATTTACGCAAAGTGCTTTCCATCATTTTTGAGGACTCTTTGTTAACAG ATTTTCTCATATTATTCTTCACAGAGGCAATTTTCTATTGTGGTGTTGCGATATTTCTTTTCCTACTGGATCATTTAAGAAGGCCCATGCTACTGGATACCACTGCAAACAATAGTGATACTCCACCCCCACAGTTGGGACAGAGAGTCTCTTCTGTTGCTACTCTTGTGCTTAGTCTAGTAATTCCAATGGTAACTATGGGTTTGGTCTGGCCATGGACTGGTCCTGCAGCCTCTGCAACTCTTGCTCCATATCTTGTTGGTATAGTTGTCCAATTTGCATTTGAGCAGTATGCTAGATATCGAAATTCACCGTCAGGGTCTGCTATTCCATTAATCTTTCAA GTGTACAGGCTTCACCAACTAAATAGAGCAGCACAACTGGTGACAGCTTTATCATTTACAGTTAGAGGAGCTGAAATGACCTTACACAACATGGAGATAAACAGCTCTTTGGGTACCCTTCTAAATGTTCTGCAATTCCTTGGTGTGATTTGCATTTGGTCCCTGTCTAGCTTCCTCATGAGATTTATCCCTTATGCTTCAACAACTCTTCAGTAA
- the LOC137822808 gene encoding LRR receptor-like serine/threonine-protein kinase GSO1 — MIKRSAMGSICMCHFILPLTIVVVATLGDSTTESYWLLKIKSELVDPLGALRNWSPTTHICSWNGLTCEVDQTHVVGLNLSGSGISGSISGELSHLISLQALDLSSNNLTGSIPSELGQLQNLRILLLYSNYLSHNIPEEIGNLSKLQVLRLGNNMLAGEIPPSIGNLSELAVLGVANCNLNGSIPIEVGNLKHLVSLDLQVNSLSGLIPEEIQGCKELQNFAASNNMLEGEIPSSMGSLKSLRILNLANNTLSGSIPTSLSLLSNLTYLNLLGNKLNGEIPPELNSLSQLQKLDLSRNNLSGSLTLLNVKLQNLETMVLSDNALTGIPYNFCLRGSKLQQLFLARNKLYGRFPLGLLNCSSIQQVDLSDNSFEGELPSSLDKLQNLTDLMLNNNSFIGSLPPEIGNISSLRSLFLFGNSFTGKIPAEIGRLKRLNTIYLYDNQMSGPIPRELTNCTSLTGIDFFGNHFYGSIPETIGKLKGLTVLHLRQNDLSGPIPPSMGYCKRLQLLALADNKLSGSIPPTFSYLSQLRTITLYNNSFEGPLPHSLSLLRNLKIINFSNNKFSGSIVPLTGSNSLTVLDLTNNSFSGSIPSILANSGDLTRLRLANNYLTGTIPSELGHLTELNFLDLSFNNLTGHVPPQLSNCKKIEHLLLNNNRLGGEMLPWLGSLQELGELDLSFNNFHGRVPAELGGCSKLLKLSLHHNNLSGEIPLEIGNLTLLNVFNLQRNSLSGHIPSTIQQCSKLYELRLSENFLSGIIPVGLGAVTELQVILDLSRNLFSGEIPSSLGNLMKLERLDLSFNHLQGQLPPSLGQLTSLHVLNLSNNHLHGLIPSTFSGFPLSSFLNNDHLCGPPLALCSETSRMKLSNSQVAAIIVAIVLTSTLICLVLLYIMLRIWCNWIKVAVSSEEGGMVEQKTRNGEYWNMNSPELFPSPEKQISATTCICNLKIHAAARENTLVR; from the coding sequence ATGATCAAACGTTCAGCCATGGGTTCCATTTGCATGTGCCATTTCATTCTACCACTGACCATTGTTGTTGTTGCAACTCTTGGAGATAGCACAACAGAATCCTATTGGCTTCTCAAAATTAAATCAGAACTTGTTGATCCATTAGGAGCCCTTAGAAACTGGTCTCCAACAACTCATATTTGTAGCTGGAATGGACTAACATGTGAAGTTGATCAGACACATGTGGTAGGACTTAATTTGTCTGGCTCAGGAATATCAGGTTCCATTTCAGGTGAGCTCAGTCACCTCATTTCTCTTCAAGCACTTGATTTGTCTTCAAATAACCTCACAGGCTCCATCCCTTCTGAACTTGGGCAGCTTCAAAATCTAAGAATACTGCTTCTGTACTCAAACTATCTCTCCCATAACATTCCTGAAGAGATAGGTAATTTGAGTAAGTTGCAAGTTCTTAGACTAGGAAATAACATGTTGGCAGGTGAAATCCCACCTAGCATTGGCAACTTGAGTGAGTTGGCAGTGTTAGGTGTAGCCAACTGCAACTTAAATGGAAGCATTCCTATTGAGGTTGGGAACTTGAAGCATCTTGTGTCTCTAGATTTACAAGTGAACAGTCTTAGCGGACTCATACCAGAAGAGATTCAAGGCTGTAAAGAGCTCCAGAATTTTGCAGCATCAAACAACATGCTTGAAGGAGAAATACCCTCCTCAATGGGGTCTTTGAAATCATTGAGGATTTTGAACCTGGCTAATAACACTCTATCTGGATCAATTCCTACCTCTTTGAGTCTTCTCTCCAATTTGACATACCTTAATTTGCTTGGAAACAAATTAAATGGTGAAATTCCTCCAGAGCTAAACAGTTTGAGCCAGCTACAGAAGCTTGATTTATCCAGAAACAACCTTTCTGGATCACTAACCCTCCTTAATGTCAAATTACAGAATCTTGAAACTATGGTTCTGTCTGATAATGCTTTAACAGGTATTCCTTATAACTTCTGCCTCAGAGGTTCTAAACTTCAGCAACTGTTCTTGGCTAGGAATAAGCTTTATGGAAGATTTCCCTTGGGGCTACTCAACTGCTCTTCAATCCAACAGGTGGACCTTTCTGACAACAGTTTTGAAGGTGAACTTCCATCCAGCCTGGACAAACTACAGAATCTCACAGACCTTATGCTCAACAACAACAGCTTCATTGGATCTCTACCTCCGGAAATTGGAAATATTAGTAGCTTGAGAAGTCTTTTCTTGTTTGGAAACTCTTTCACAGGAAAAATCCCAGCGGAGATTGGAAGGCTAAAGAGATTGAACACCATTTATCTGTATGATAACCAGATGTCTGGACCTATTCCAAGAGAGTTAACAAACTGCACAAGCTTAACTGGAATTGACTTCTTTGGAAACCACTTTTATGGCTCCATTCCAGAGACTATAGGTAAGCTAAAGGGCTTAACTGTTCTCCATTTAAGGCAAAATGACCTGTCAGGTCCAATCCCACCAAGCATGGGGTACTGTAAAAGGCTTCAGTTGTTGGCATTAGCAGATAACAAGTTGTCAGGTTCCATACCCCCCACATTCAGTTACCTTTCACAACTTCGTACCATTACCCTTTACAACAACTCCTTTGAAGGACCATTACCTCATTCCCTCTCTCTTCTTAGAAACcttaaaatcataaatttttCCAATAACAAGTTCAGTGGTAGTATCGTTCCTCTGACTGGTTCAAATTCTCTCACTGTTTTGGACTTGACAAACAACAGCTTTTCAGGTTCCATCCCTTCTATTCTAGCCAACTCTGGAGATCTCACCCGTCTCAGACTTGCAAACAATTATCTCACAGGAACCATTCCTTCTGAACTTGGCCACCTCACTGAGTTAAACTTCCTTGATTTATCATTCAACAACTTAACAGGACATGTGCCACCTCAACTCTCCAACTGCAAGAAAATAGAACACCTTCTACTGAATAATAATAGATTGGGTGGCGAAATGTTGCCGTGGTTAGGAAGCTTGCAAGAACTTGGTGAGCTGGATCTCTCATTCAACAACTTTCATGGAAGAGTTCCTGCTGAGCTCGGAGGCTGCTCAAAGTTGCTTAAGCTTTCGCTCCATCACAACAATCTCTCTGGAGAAATCCCTCTAGAGATTGGAAACCTTACTTTACTCAATGTCTTCAACTTACAAAGGAATAGTCTCTCTGGCCACATTCCATCAACAATTCAGCAATGCTCTAAGCTGTATGAGCTAAGGCTCTCAGAGAACTTCCTCTCAGGTATTATACCAGTTGGACTAGGAGCAGTCACCGAGTTGCAAGTCATATTGGACCTCAGTAGAAACCTCTTTTCTGGTGAGATTCCGTCATCTCTAGGAAATCTCATGAAGCTAGAAAGACTTGATCTTTCTTTTAACCATCTTCAAGGACAACTTCCTCCTTCACTTGGTCAACTTACCAGCCTTCATGTGCTAAATCTTTCAAATAACCATCTTCATGGCCTCATTCCATCAACCTTTTCAGGGTTCCCACTGAGCTCTTTTCTGAATAATGACCACTTGTGTGGCCCTCCACTAGCATTGTGCTCAGAAACTTCGCGAATGAAACTGTCAAACTCACAAGTAGCAGCAATCATAGTAGCCATTGTCCTTACTTCGACTCTGATATGCTTAGTATTGTTGTATATAATGTTGAGAATCTGGTGCAACTGGATAAAGGTAGCTGTTTCAAGTGAAGAAGGTGGCATGGTTGAGCAAAAGACAAGAAATGGTGAGTACTGGAACATGAACTCCCCTGAGCTGTTTCCTTcaccagaaaaacaaatttcagCTACAACTTGCATTTGTAATCTCAAAATTCATGCAGCAGCCAGGGAAAATACCTTGGTCAGATAA